One Rubripirellula reticaptiva genomic region harbors:
- a CDS encoding 6-pyruvoyl trahydropterin synthase family protein, whose amino-acid sequence MRRFSFCAGHRLVGHEGKCQNLHGHNYVVEIYVTGQEQDSVGRILDFKQLKVSVNGWLDDNWDHAFILWDQDENGLAAIRSSKPHRIYELDCNPTAENMALHLLNVVCPQVLEGSGATAFKVRLWESEETCAEVTNSDR is encoded by the coding sequence ATGCGTCGGTTCAGTTTCTGTGCCGGGCACCGTTTGGTCGGCCACGAAGGCAAATGCCAAAACCTTCATGGCCACAACTATGTGGTCGAGATCTACGTCACTGGCCAAGAACAAGACTCGGTTGGCCGAATTCTGGACTTCAAGCAGTTGAAGGTTTCGGTCAACGGTTGGTTGGATGACAATTGGGACCATGCGTTCATCCTGTGGGACCAAGACGAAAACGGCTTGGCCGCGATCCGTTCGTCAAAGCCTCATCGAATTTACGAACTCGACTGCAACCCGACAGCCGAAAACATGGCGTTGCATCTGCTGAACGTCGTATGTCCCCAAGTGCTTGAGGGAAGCGGCGCGACGGCGTTCAAGGTTCGATTGTGGGAGAGCGAAGAAACCTGTGCCGAGGTAACAAATTCAGACCGATGA
- a CDS encoding VOC family protein: protein MKVCQLNHVALHVADVARSAEFYRDTLNLPVMPRPAFDFPGAWFRLGVDQELHLIGDRDQPVHSHHRGGHLALIVDDLDQWESHLDQRGATRLPRKTRPDGALQTFVQDPDGHWIELCVPPAG, encoded by the coding sequence ATGAAAGTTTGCCAACTCAACCATGTCGCTTTGCATGTGGCAGATGTCGCGCGAAGTGCAGAATTTTACCGAGACACGCTGAACCTGCCTGTCATGCCTCGGCCGGCATTCGACTTTCCCGGCGCCTGGTTCCGGTTGGGCGTTGACCAGGAATTGCACCTGATCGGCGACCGAGACCAACCGGTTCACTCGCATCACCGGGGCGGGCACTTGGCATTGATCGTTGATGACCTGGACCAATGGGAATCGCACCTCGACCAGCGAGGTGCGACACGCTTGCCTCGCAAGACGCGGCCAGATGGCGCCCTGCAAACGTTCGTCCAGGACCCGGACGGTCACTGGATCGAACTCTGCGTGCCACCGGCGGGTTAG
- a CDS encoding ArnT family glycosyltransferase, translated as MKPLRWLAENDIRFPLVLIVYFAMHVIVRGMLSSSLTYDEAEQVYLSQGWQIGYNGQPPLYTWLQIPLLTIVGKASFALPLLKNFFLLLTYVCVYFSIARATANRFAGIVASAAMLTMPQIAWESHRDLSHTVAALFAASWLMLAIVNVYKRPTLANYAVIGLATAAGLLFKYNFAIVLVAFIAAALSIEDFRKRILDPRILFSIVIAAVLVGPHFWWAIQNLDTASSKALTQLLPREAMTLGDRVSTGLIRLAGSTFSCCSVTIAVFAIAFRDHWLKWVWKPASTTKPNALVSKELLATTKLVERSMIGIAAVLLMLVMSGNAVETKNHWLQPFLFLLPAYLVLRLTPFGDTRIGDSNRSVVSQIGGARILTTAGIFAASVLTVLVGRTMSASVRGDYSWLNMPFDRVADQVAALPDAPQLIVATNVRFAGNLKAHVGNTPVATIADLKTDSRLQEAVESGIVLLIFESADYTADARLQIGHAPMELQSYETRLPYRYGKESDGHSFRFCQFRKSHKVAMVADANESRPPQVVGPTRSSVHLKR; from the coding sequence ATGAAACCATTGCGCTGGCTCGCCGAAAACGATATCCGTTTTCCGCTTGTATTGATCGTCTATTTTGCAATGCACGTGATCGTGCGCGGGATGTTGTCATCGTCGCTGACGTATGACGAGGCCGAACAGGTCTATTTGTCACAAGGCTGGCAGATCGGCTACAACGGTCAACCGCCGCTGTACACGTGGCTGCAAATCCCATTGCTGACGATCGTCGGAAAAGCTTCGTTCGCGCTGCCGCTGTTGAAAAACTTTTTTCTGCTTCTGACTTACGTTTGCGTTTACTTTTCCATCGCTCGCGCCACAGCGAATCGGTTCGCCGGTATTGTCGCGTCCGCTGCAATGTTGACGATGCCGCAGATCGCTTGGGAAAGTCATCGCGATCTCTCGCACACGGTTGCCGCACTGTTTGCCGCGTCATGGTTGATGTTGGCGATCGTCAACGTTTACAAACGGCCAACGCTGGCGAACTACGCCGTGATCGGATTGGCAACCGCGGCAGGATTGTTGTTTAAGTACAACTTTGCCATCGTTTTGGTTGCTTTCATTGCTGCTGCACTGTCGATCGAAGACTTTCGCAAACGCATTCTCGATCCGCGAATTCTGTTCAGCATCGTGATCGCGGCGGTTTTGGTTGGTCCCCATTTTTGGTGGGCAATCCAGAACTTGGATACGGCATCGTCGAAAGCACTGACCCAATTGTTGCCTCGCGAAGCAATGACGCTGGGTGACCGTGTCAGCACCGGATTGATACGACTGGCCGGTTCGACCTTTTCGTGTTGCAGCGTGACGATCGCGGTCTTTGCAATTGCGTTTCGTGATCATTGGTTGAAGTGGGTGTGGAAGCCGGCATCGACCACTAAACCAAACGCCTTGGTGTCCAAAGAATTGTTGGCCACTACGAAACTCGTCGAGCGGTCGATGATCGGTATCGCTGCGGTTCTGTTGATGTTGGTGATGTCGGGTAACGCCGTTGAAACAAAAAACCACTGGCTGCAACCGTTTTTATTCTTGTTGCCAGCCTACCTGGTGCTGCGATTGACACCGTTTGGTGATACGCGAATTGGCGATTCAAACCGTAGTGTCGTTTCGCAGATCGGTGGTGCGAGGATTCTGACCACGGCTGGGATTTTTGCGGCGTCGGTCTTGACCGTTCTGGTCGGACGCACGATGTCAGCGTCGGTGCGTGGCGACTATTCGTGGTTGAACATGCCATTTGATCGTGTGGCAGACCAGGTTGCGGCGCTTCCGGATGCACCGCAGTTGATTGTGGCGACGAACGTGCGGTTTGCGGGCAACTTAAAAGCCCACGTCGGCAACACGCCCGTGGCTACCATCGCCGATCTGAAAACGGATTCACGGCTACAAGAAGCCGTAGAATCTGGAATCGTGCTGTTGATCTTTGAGTCTGCGGATTACACCGCAGACGCCCGCTTGCAAATCGGGCACGCACCGATGGAATTGCAATCTTACGAAACGAGATTGCCGTATCGATACGGAAAAGAAAGCGACGGACATTCCTTTCGATTCTGTCAGTTTCGCAAATCCCACAAAGTGGCGATGGTTGCGGATGCCAACGAATCGCGGCCGCCCCAAGTTGTGGGA
- a CDS encoding sugar phosphate isomerase/epimerase family protein: MKTNRRNFIATSGCAACASAIGSLVAGPLVLPPAAAQDPSESSAARKPRIGVFTKPLNSLSFDELADSMAEAGFDGIEAPVREGGNVEPESVEEDLPRLVEALGKRDLTVMVLTSDINDASDPLTERVLRTAATLGITKYRMQYLKYELNRDIAAQIEAWRPQLRDLAAMNHDFGVQGLYQNHAGNKYFGSSIWDLHIGLDGIDTADISVAYDIRHAIAEGGMSWPVALNLIRPKIGAIYVKDFRWDGNRLVNVPLGEGRVGKEEVGALRLNTFDGPVSLHEEYIDHKDPALVPKHLAAMKSDLNLLRSWIEN, from the coding sequence GTGAAAACGAACCGTCGTAACTTTATCGCAACGTCTGGTTGCGCGGCCTGTGCATCGGCAATCGGATCGCTGGTTGCGGGACCTCTCGTCCTTCCGCCGGCCGCGGCCCAAGATCCGAGCGAGTCGTCGGCAGCGCGAAAACCTCGAATTGGCGTTTTCACAAAGCCGCTGAATTCTCTCTCGTTTGACGAATTGGCCGATTCAATGGCGGAAGCGGGTTTCGATGGCATCGAAGCGCCGGTTCGCGAAGGCGGTAACGTCGAACCCGAATCTGTCGAAGAAGACCTGCCGCGACTGGTCGAAGCGCTCGGCAAACGTGATTTGACGGTAATGGTGTTGACCTCGGACATCAACGACGCGTCGGACCCGCTGACTGAGCGAGTGCTGCGAACGGCCGCAACGCTGGGGATCACCAAGTATCGAATGCAGTACTTGAAATACGAATTGAACCGCGATATCGCCGCGCAGATCGAAGCGTGGCGTCCTCAGCTTCGCGACCTGGCCGCGATGAACCACGACTTCGGCGTCCAAGGTCTCTACCAGAATCACGCCGGCAATAAATACTTTGGTTCGTCGATTTGGGACCTGCACATTGGCCTTGATGGAATTGACACGGCCGACATTAGCGTCGCCTACGACATTCGTCACGCAATCGCCGAAGGTGGCATGTCGTGGCCGGTCGCACTAAATCTGATTCGCCCCAAGATTGGAGCGATCTACGTGAAAGATTTCCGCTGGGATGGCAACCGTTTGGTCAACGTGCCACTGGGTGAAGGACGCGTCGGCAAAGAAGAGGTCGGTGCGTTGCGTTTGAACACATTTGACGGCCCAGTCTCTTTGCACGAAGAGTACATTGATCACAAGGATCCCGCGTTGGTGCCAAAGCATCTGGCCGCCATGAAGTCGGATTTGAACCTATTGCGATCCTGGATCGAAAACTAG
- a CDS encoding SMP-30/gluconolactonase/LRE family protein translates to MTETRQARSLRIPDSDALRFLPEGPIAMGEGQFSWVGIQHGSDSTVGSINIYDVGAKKNQSFQLPGRPGFAFECQTAGAFVVGCERTLGIFQTYTGQWQPFCEGIDADVTNTIINDGLVYEDNLIFGTKDLEFATKKAGLYLYRGSDEKLIRLRDDQICSNGKAILKGEDGKLSLLDIDSPTRKIVRYDLDIAAGTLGDPTTVIDFEGDPAVPDGMIVTPDGTGIIVAMFHPGVAPFGQTRLYDLNSGELRCTWQTPGSPQNTCPALMPFEGQLKLVITTAVENFSPADCDACPNAGYIFIGDTDIKDLGQEVSPLFPR, encoded by the coding sequence ATGACTGAAACACGCCAAGCCCGTTCCTTGCGGATTCCTGACTCCGACGCTCTAAGATTCTTGCCCGAGGGACCGATTGCGATGGGCGAGGGGCAATTCAGTTGGGTTGGAATTCAGCACGGCAGCGATTCCACCGTCGGCAGCATTAACATTTACGATGTGGGCGCAAAAAAGAACCAGTCGTTCCAGTTGCCCGGTCGCCCGGGATTCGCGTTCGAATGTCAAACCGCTGGCGCATTTGTCGTCGGTTGTGAACGAACGCTTGGGATTTTTCAAACCTACACCGGTCAGTGGCAACCGTTTTGCGAAGGCATCGACGCCGATGTTACCAACACGATTATCAATGACGGTTTGGTTTACGAAGACAATTTGATCTTTGGAACCAAAGACCTGGAATTTGCGACTAAAAAGGCCGGCCTGTATCTGTATCGCGGCAGTGACGAAAAGCTGATCCGGTTGCGTGATGACCAGATCTGCAGCAACGGCAAGGCGATCCTAAAAGGCGAAGACGGCAAGCTATCACTGCTGGATATCGACTCGCCCACTCGCAAAATTGTCCGTTACGATTTGGATATTGCCGCTGGTACGTTGGGCGACCCCACCACCGTGATCGATTTCGAAGGTGACCCGGCCGTTCCCGATGGCATGATCGTGACGCCCGACGGGACTGGCATCATCGTGGCAATGTTCCATCCTGGCGTTGCCCCGTTCGGTCAGACTCGGTTGTACGATCTGAATTCCGGCGAACTTCGTTGCACTTGGCAAACCCCCGGGTCGCCTCAGAACACCTGTCCTGCCCTGATGCCCTTCGAAGGCCAGTTGAAGTTGGTGATCACCACGGCAGTAGAAAATTTCTCGCCCGCCGATTGTGATGCGTGCCCCAATGCGGGCTACATCTTCATCGGAGACACCGACATCAAAGACCTTGGCCAGGAAGTCTCGCCGCTGTTTCCTCGCTAA
- a CDS encoding glycosyltransferase family 2 protein: protein MSNSDPGCVELSIVVPLYNESESVGPLVAQIESALVGVQNAAEKSAGEPYAAETCEIVLVDDGSLDGTYAAAVKACQTSSIPTNVISLRRNFGQTAAMQAGIDASRGRFVATIDGDLQNDPADIPRMVRHLKDNDLDLLCGRRERRQDAFILRKIPSWIANRLIGHVTGVKIHDYGCSLKVYRGEVIRDVKLVGEMHRFIPAWVAKITSPDRIGEIGVRHHARQFGQSKYGISRTFRVVLDLLSVLFFMRYRARPGHFFGSIGLVLAAIGTAMLSIVGFAKFGLGQDIGNRPMLIVGAFALCTAVQLIAIGILAEMVSRIYMELPGQGNYVIHQSQQSGAVSRNSSPKIFTSTDIDTPRRNAA from the coding sequence ATGTCGAACTCCGATCCGGGGTGCGTCGAACTGTCGATTGTCGTCCCGCTGTACAACGAATCCGAATCTGTTGGACCGTTGGTTGCGCAAATCGAATCGGCTCTTGTCGGCGTCCAGAATGCTGCTGAAAAGTCCGCTGGTGAACCGTACGCTGCTGAAACATGCGAGATCGTATTGGTCGATGATGGCAGCTTGGATGGGACTTACGCCGCCGCAGTGAAGGCGTGCCAGACGTCATCCATCCCCACAAACGTCATCTCATTGCGGCGAAATTTCGGTCAGACTGCCGCCATGCAAGCCGGCATTGACGCGTCACGCGGCCGATTTGTTGCCACAATCGACGGTGACCTGCAAAACGACCCCGCCGATATTCCTCGGATGGTTCGTCATCTGAAAGACAACGACTTGGATCTATTGTGCGGTCGTCGCGAGCGACGCCAGGACGCATTCATCCTTCGTAAGATTCCGTCTTGGATTGCCAACCGTTTGATCGGTCATGTGACCGGCGTCAAGATTCACGATTACGGATGCAGCCTCAAAGTCTATCGCGGCGAAGTCATTCGCGACGTCAAGCTTGTCGGCGAGATGCATCGGTTCATCCCCGCCTGGGTTGCCAAGATCACATCGCCGGATCGCATTGGTGAGATCGGCGTTCGACATCACGCACGTCAGTTCGGTCAATCAAAGTACGGCATCTCACGCACGTTTCGCGTCGTGTTGGACTTGTTGTCGGTGCTGTTTTTCATGCGTTACCGAGCGCGACCCGGCCACTTTTTCGGCTCGATTGGTTTGGTGCTGGCTGCGATCGGAACGGCGATGTTGTCGATCGTTGGATTTGCGAAGTTTGGCTTGGGCCAAGACATTGGCAACCGACCAATGTTGATCGTGGGTGCCTTTGCGTTATGCACGGCGGTGCAGTTGATTGCGATTGGCATCTTGGCCGAAATGGTGTCTCGGATCTACATGGAACTGCCGGGCCAAGGTAACTATGTGATTCATCAGTCTCAGCAAAGCGGTGCAGTCAGCCGTAACTCGTCGCCCAAAATTTTCACGTCAACCGACATTGATACGCCACGTAGAAACGCAGCATGA